The following are encoded in a window of Perca flavescens isolate YP-PL-M2 chromosome 24, PFLA_1.0, whole genome shotgun sequence genomic DNA:
- the LOC114551178 gene encoding cystathionine beta-synthase, translating to MPSVPSTKETAVKGPVCPHAAKMLSHANGEGKLREASLPLNGVDKVPAAGTEDANGTIQMNTKNAAAERKWIRPDLPSRCTWSLGASKDDSPHTQVPRKVTPTLLPNILHRIGDTPLVRINKIPKMFGLKCELLGKCEFFNAGGSVKDRISLRMVEDAERAGLLKPGDTIIEPTSGNTGIGLALAAAVKGYRCIIVMPEKMSMEKVDVLRALGAEIVRTPTSARFDSPESHVGVAWRLKNEIPNSHILDQYRNPSNPLAHYDTTAEEILEQCDGKLDMLVAGAGTGGTITGIARKLKERCPNIKIVGVDPEGSILAEPEELNKTDKTQYEVEGIGYDFIPTVLDRSVIDTWYKSDDEESFNMSRMLIREEGLLCGGSSGTAMAAAVHVAKELKEGQRCVVILPDSIRNYMSKFLSDKWMVQKGFLSEEDLMVKKPWWWNLRLQGLNLSAPLTVLPTVTCQRTIKILKEKGFDQAPVVDEAGLILGMVTLGNMLACILAGKIKLSDPVSKVLYKQFKQIRLTDNLGKLSRILETDHFALVVHEQIQYLTDGSPSLKQMVFGVVTAVDLLNFVTGRERRERSMSESTDEMN from the exons GTGCCCTCACGCCGCCAAGATGCTCAGCCACGCCAACGGGGAAGGCAAACTCCGGGAGGCTTCGCTACCGCTGAACGGGGTCGACAAGGTGCCGGCGGCGGGCACCGAAGACGCAAACGGAACCATTCAGATGAACACAAAGAACGCTGCTGCGGAGAGGAAATGGATCCGGCCCGACCTTCCCAGCCGCTGCACGTGGAGCCTGGGAGCCTCCAAAGACGACTCGCCTCACACACAAGTTCCAAG AAAGGTCACTCCAACCCTTCTCCCAAACATCCTGCACAGGATCGGCGACACTCCCTTGGTTCGCATCAACAAGATCCCCAAAATGTTTGGACTCAAATGTGAATTGT TGGGCAAGTGTGAGTTCTTCAATGCTGGCGGGAGTGTCAAGGACCGGATCAGCCTGCGGATGGTGGAGGACGCTGAGAGAGCTGGGCTCCTCAAGCCTGGAGACACTATTATAGAGCCCACCTCTGGAAACACTG gtattgGGTTGGCCCTGGCTGCAGCTGTGAAAGGCTACCGCTGCATCATCGTCATGCCTGAGAAAATGAGCATGGAGAAG GTGGATGTTTTGAGAGCTCTTGGAGCCGAGATCGTCCGCACACCCACCAGCGCTCGCTTCGATTCGCCAGAGTCTCACGTGGGCGTAGCCTGGCGCCTTAAAAACGAGATCCCCAACTCTCACATCCTGGACCAGTACCGCAACCCGAGCAATCCTCTGGCTCACTACGACACCACGGCTGAGGAGATCCTGGAGCAGTGTGACG GTAAACTGGACATGCTGGTGGCAGGAGCAGGCACAGGGGGGACAATCACAGGCATCGCCCGCAAACTTAAAGAACGATGCCCCAACATCAAG ATTGTTGGTGTTGACCCAGAAGGCTCTATCCTGGCCGAGCCCGAGGAGCTTAACAAGACGGATAAGACCCAGTACGAGGTGGAGGGCATCGGGTACGACTTCATCCCCACCGTGCTCGACAGATCG gtAATTGATACCTGGTACAAGTCGGACGACGAGGAGTCCTTCAACATGTCTCGCATGCTGATACGAGAGGAGGGCCTGCTGTGCG GAGGCAGCTCCGGGACGGCCATGGCAGCGGCAGTGCATGTCGCCAAAGAGCTGAAAGAGGGTCAACGCTGCGTGGTCATCCTGCCGGACTCCATCCGCAACTACAT GTCCAAATTCCTGAGTGACAAGTGGATGGTCCAGAAGGGCTTCCTGAGTGAGGAGGACCTCATGGTGAAAAAGCCATG GTGGTGGAACCTAAGGCTGCAGGGCTTGAACCTGTCCGCCCCCCTCACCGTCCTGCCTACCGTCACTTGTCAGAGGACCATCAAAATCCTCAAAGAAAAGGGCTTCGACCAGGCGCCTGTGGTGGACGAGGCTGG GTTAATCCTGGGCATGGTGACTTTAGGGAACATGTTGGCCTGTATTCTGGCAGGGAAGATCAAGCTGTCGGACCCGGTCAGCAAAGTGCTCTACAAGCAGTTCAAACAG ATCCGTCTGACTGATAACTTGGGAAAGTTATCTCGCATTCTCGAGACAGACCACTTTGCCCTGGTGGTGCATGAACAGATCCAAT ACTTGACGGACGGCTCCCCCAGTCTGAAGCAGATGGTTTTTGGGGTGGTGACGGCCGTCGACCTGCTCAACTTCGTCACGGGCCGGGAAAGGAGAGAGCGATCCATGTCGGAGTCCACCGACGAGATGAACTAA